From the genome of Brassica napus cultivar Da-Ae chromosome A2 unlocalized genomic scaffold, Da-Ae chrA02_Random_11, whole genome shotgun sequence:
GTTactgtttataatatttatttgctATATAATAAGATAACTTTTACTATGCCAAAGTTATATAAAAGGGTCgttgttgtatatatataagaaattaaaataacaagtggattgtttgacaaaaaaaaaataacaagtgGATTAAGGTAATGAATGGAGACATCTGATTGCGGAATTCAAGTGCGGAATTTGTGAAGCAATTAATATTTCACCATTCACATAGTGCGTATTTGTGAtaacgaaaaagaaaattaataaagttACCATTCACACAATTGATTAAAAGCGGTGCGTATTTGCTGTGAAAAACGCACTtgtcaaaacccaaaacaattttttttgtttgctctaCTTTTTGGAATAACGCACTTGTCATGGTTCCACGTTGATTATGGTGCGGTACTTGAGATAGCTTTGCGgttttgcttttatttatttattgtgaaattactttttaatagtaataattaattttaccaaaaacagatttataagaaatacatgttatagtcatttattaaatatatggtTGCACTGTTTCATATAAATTGATTATGGTTTCGAATGGTGACCATCGTCCCGCCCCGCtccgcagttaacagtaacaaaaatctttacatatactatatatctatacatttttataactgttaaaaccgcactgcagttgaaccgcttgttccacaccgctcaaaccgcagtCACCATTCGGAGCCATATGTATAAGTTATAATTAATTTCAAGTATCAGTTCAGTTCGGGTTAAATATTTCAGGTGACATGTAGTTTGGGTAGAGGgctaaaaaattcatataaaaacatacaattttttggttttgatcaATTCATGTAGTTGCAGGTTTAGGTCAGTTTGGATAATAAAATGGAACCGtcaaatatccaaaataaatcATTGGAGTTCGTATATTTCGAGTAGTTTGGATAAAATATTGAGtactttaattatattttgacaattaatatttttatatactcagatattctttttgttttcggtttggttttggaTCTGTTTTTTCGAATATATAACATAGAAACTGTTCGAGTATGTAATGGTTTCGGTCCAGTTATGTTTCAGGTTTTTTGTTTTCGTTCCGGTTTAAATTTCCGGTTCCCATTTCTTTGCTCATGCATAAACTTAACCTATGCTATAAATACTTAACCATAAGTTATAATCATTAAACTCTAAATTCAAatgtgaaatatatatttattgtatattATATTGTTTCTATCCggttaaggtttttttttaaatatgatattattactaagcaaaaaaaaataatttataattgtattagtataattattttacataatttttgttctatcaaaataacattattttttatcaaaaccgcactacttttttttatcaaaaccgcactactttttttatcaaaaccgcactacttttttttatcaaaaccgcACTGTTTTTGTAAGAAATCCGCACTTGTCCCGCAAACCGCATGAACCGCAGTTGCAATTCTTGATTCTTGAACTAGACATGTTAGCTGTCTTCACACATTTGTCACGTCATATAACATTAATGAtctttgaaatcatattattacaaatattGGATTCTCTCTCCAATTATATTTATTCACCATCCAATCACAGCTCTAATTAACTAATCAAGGTTAACTTTGTCTAATTTAACGTTACATCATGGTCTGTGGATTGTCTACTAAGCAAAGTCAACATAACAAAGATGTTAAGTCTTCATCCGACTAATCTTTACGATATCTATCTTCCATATGTTTAAATCGATTTACCTTCTAAAATATGTCAAATTGTCATTATCGATACACATAATACAATCACAGATTCaattttgtatgattttttttatttttttggaaaatgttATTAATGCTTCGGCCTCGGAGAGTACACCCCATGTTCCAATTATGCGTTTGCATGTTAGTCTGCATATATtactatactatattaaaagatattagaaATCTTCTTTAATTAATACTTCATATTCTCTCCTTTTATAAGTCCTCTTCCATTTTTCACAACttcagaactctctctctctctctcatctcatAACCTCTCTCACTATCAAGAATAAACATCTTCTAAAGAGAAATGGGTTCCAAAAGTGTCCAAGTTTTCTTGATAATGGCTCTCTTCGCCACAGTTGCACTTGCTCAAGCCCCAGCTCCCACTCCCACAGCTACTCCTCCTCCTCCCGTTGCTACTCCTCCTCCTGTCGCTACTCCTCCTCCAGTGGCCACCCCACCTCCCGCCGCAACCCCAGCTCCAGCCACCACTCCACCACCTGCCGCGACTCCAGCCCCTGCCACCACTCCACCATCGGCTGCTCCTTCTCCATCTGATGCTCCTAGCGCCTCTCCCCCAGCACCAGAAGGTCCCGCCTCGAGCCCTAGCGGACTTTCTCCAGGGCCTTCAGAGGATGCGCCTGCTCCTAGTGCCGCTTTCTCCAACAAGGCTTTCATCGCCGGAACCGTCTTCGCTGCTGTTATGTACACCGCCGTTTTAGCTTaacatctttttatttttcacatttgtttcaaatttcagattttcattttttttctttatttattccCTCAATTATTTCAAATCTTTGGTGTTATGTGagtatttcttttattttcgtaTTTCGCTATTTGatcatttaaatttgtattatacTTTACGTGTATTGTCGGACCGGGGTAAGTGATTCATGGTGAGAACTAATGGAACGTTGACACGTGTAATTTATAATGGGAAGTGTGTGTGTAGAGGAGTGATCTGTTTATGTAAATCCAAATcatagattaataaaataatttcataatctTTCGTTTAGTTTAAACGAATTCTTAAACTTGAAATTGGGTGGAAAAGAAAAGTTCCATATATAATTGAGGATACGTTAGATTCGAGTTTAGGCCATAAAatttattatgggcttcagcTTAAAATCAATTGCGTGATTAATGGAGTAGtctatctatcttatatattacttagcCAAATCTCATTACCACCTCAAGAAATGGTTAGACAAAAAGCTTACAGTGTTACCAGAACAAAAATGTTGGGCCATATCAGTTCAGACAACGAGTCCACCAGTTCAAacttttaaaactttatttacAACCTCATCACTACTCAGCCTTCGGAGGCCATTTCTCGGCTATCGTGAACTCCAAGCCATTTCAAGTATCAACAACTTCACACTAGgcttcaacttttttttttttttgaaaaaacactTGGCTTCAACTTTTTCGGGCTTAGATTAATATAACGTGTAGCctataagaaaatatttcaaGTCTATTAGAGATTACAAATTGGGAATGTTTATGCAGCGATATTAGATCGTTTTGCTTCTTATATACTGTATACATATATAGGCTACACTAATTCCTAAATTTACAGGCCAACATGTTTGCAACTTTGCATCACCGTATTAATTATTTAGTCTGGACAAAAAAATCTTTAGTCAGATGACTAAAAGTCAACAGAGATGACTTTTCCCACCGGAGTTTGGCGCTATGTATCTGTTTCTATTACACGTTTAAGGTTTTTTGAActaaaaatagatataaaattattccagttaaaatttttaatacttcCTCGTGGATTCAATTTTATAATACTATATCTTTCCAAAAATGAATATATTGTCTAGTATTTGTTTGTTATCTTTCAcctatatagtttatataacatatatgtcATTGCATGCAGTCATTGCATGCAGGCACGTAGTCTGCAACTCTGCGCATAAAAACGGTGGGATGCACGAAACAGAAGAATGTGTTTCCACCCgcaaatgattaaaatatacatCGTATGATTGATCAATTGAAATCTGGAAAGCCAGTAAATCGATGTATATAGTTATCCAGTTATGCAAACCAAAACCTAAGCAATGCCATGTTTGGTGAATGGTGAGAAATAAGCATATATATTAACATCTTCTCTGGTTTTGCAACCATTAGTTTATGAGCGTGAAGGGACTCGGCTCTATATAGATGAATAAATTCTTAATTACAATATGGATAAAATCAAATGAAAGTT
Proteins encoded in this window:
- the LOC125593946 gene encoding classical arabinogalactan protein 4-like, with the protein product MGSKSVQVFLIMALFATVALAQAPAPTPTATPPPPVATPPPVATPPPVATPPPAATPAPATTPPPAATPAPATTPPSAAPSPSDAPSASPPAPEGPASSPSGLSPGPSEDAPAPSAAFSNKAFIAGTVFAAVMYTAVLA